One Granulicella sp. 5B5 DNA window includes the following coding sequences:
- a CDS encoding DUF3106 domain-containing protein has translation MMPTRLFAALSVIVALCLAAPQGAAGQRMRARAWAGRMAPVGYYQRGGQRMQPRMAARQPRPPAQQNRRFGQGMGANHQPGAKGEHLAEWMNAHRNLTPMQQQQALGNEPGFRDLPQQTQQRYRERLAQLNAMDPARRAEILKLNEHMEGLSLQQRGQVRGAMQQLGSLPPDQRHVVARSFNELRRLPPDQRAGAMSRIPLNDAQRSALNHLMTVEPMLPQ, from the coding sequence ATGATGCCAACCCGATTGTTCGCCGCCCTCAGTGTCATCGTCGCGCTGTGCCTTGCCGCACCGCAGGGTGCCGCTGGCCAGCGGATGCGCGCCCGTGCGTGGGCTGGACGGATGGCGCCGGTTGGCTACTATCAGCGAGGTGGCCAGCGGATGCAGCCGCGTATGGCAGCGCGGCAGCCGCGCCCTCCCGCTCAACAAAACCGCCGCTTCGGTCAGGGAATGGGTGCCAACCACCAGCCCGGCGCAAAGGGCGAGCACCTGGCCGAGTGGATGAACGCCCACAGGAACCTGACTCCCATGCAGCAGCAGCAGGCGCTGGGGAACGAGCCGGGTTTCCGCGACTTGCCCCAGCAGACGCAGCAGCGCTATCGGGAACGACTCGCGCAGTTGAACGCGATGGACCCAGCGCGTCGCGCCGAGATTCTGAAGCTGAACGAGCACATGGAAGGCCTGAGCCTGCAGCAGCGCGGACAGGTGCGCGGAGCCATGCAGCAGCTTGGCTCTTTGCCGCCGGATCAGAGGCACGTTGTGGCCCGCAGCTTCAACGAACTCCGCCGTCTGCCACCCGACCAGCGCGCCGGTGCGATGAGCCGCATCCCCTTGAACGACGCACAGCGTTCGGCACTGAACCACCTAATGACGGTCGAGCCCATGCTGCCGCAGTAA